Proteins from one Carassius auratus strain Wakin linkage group LG28B, ASM336829v1, whole genome shotgun sequence genomic window:
- the LOC113067602 gene encoding zinc finger protein 239-like has translation MSFIKEESEDIRITEVFSIKHEDTEEQTELIEDNQESEESSEVEETNHVKTREKPLSCPQTKQKDLKKRRAKKSFTCTQCGKSFTLKYNLDIHMRLHTGEKPYTCDQCGKSFTRSEKLKGHMNIHTGEKPYKCLHCDKRFSLSGYLKTHERIHTGEKLSTCDQCGKSFSRKECLAEHMRVHTGEKPFSCDHCGKRFTQSSNLKRHMNIHTREKLYSCDQCGQTFLWALVLKKHLTVHTQEKPYSCDLCGKSFTLLQSLKQHQKLHTGVKEYMCFECEKTFISADRLKQHEMIHTGEKPYKCSHCDKRFNQSGHLKRHEMIHTREKTYKCSHCDKRFSLSGHLKTHERFHTGEKLCDQCGKSFTQKNALKST, from the coding sequence agcTGATTGAAGATAACCAGGAGAGTGAAGAATCAAGTGAAGTTGAGGAGACAAATCATGTCAAAACCAGAGAAAAACCTTTGAGTTGccctcaaaccaaacagaaagatttaaagaaaagaagagccaagaaatctttcacctgcactcagtgtggaaagagtttcacccTCAAATATAATCTTGATATTCACATGAGacttcatactggagagaaaccatacacatgtgatcagtgcgggaagagttttacAAGATCAGAAAAACTTAAGggtcacatgaacatccacactggagagaaaccttacaagtgtttacactgtgacaagagattcagtctgTCAGGATacctgaaaacacatgaaaggatccacactggagagaaactgtccacatgtgatcagtgcgggaagagtttttcGCGAAAAGAATGCCTTGCAGagcacatgagagttcatactggagagaaaccattctcTTGTGATCATTGTGGGAAGAGATTTACACAATCATCAAACCTTAAGagacacatgaacatccacacaagAGAGAAACTGTactcatgtgatcagtgcgggcaAACATTTTTGTGGGCTTTAGTCCTGAAGAAACACCTGACGGTTCATACACAGGAGAAGCCATATTCGTGtgatttgtgtggaaagagttttacattgctacaaagtttgaaacaacatcagAAACTTCATACTGGTGTGAaagagtacatgtgctttgagtgtgaaaagacttttatttCAGCGGACCGTTTAAAACAGCATGagatgattcacactggagagaaaccttacaagtgttcacactgtgacaagagattcaatcagtCAGGACacctgaaaagacatgagatgaTTCACACTAGAGAGAAAAcgtacaagtgttcacactgtgacaagagattcagtctgTCAGGACacctgaaaacacatgaaaggttccacactggagagaaactgtgtgatcagtgcgggaagagttttacGCAAAAGAATGCCTTAAAGagcacatga